CAGGTCCACCCGGGTCGGGATCGGCAGCCGCTCGTAGAGCACCTCCCGGATCAGGGAGTGCGAGAAGCGGTAGCGGCCGGCGGCGCCTTCGCCCTCGATCACCACGTCCAGCGCCGCGGCTTCCGACAACCCGCCGAGGATGCGCTCGATCGGCAGCTCGCAGGCGGGCCCGAGCAGCGGCAGGTCGAACTCCCGGCCCACCACCGCCGCCACCGACAGCACCTGCACGGCATCGGCGGACAGCGGGGCCAGCCGCCGTCCGATCGCCGTCCGCACGCTCCCGGACAACGGCACCCGGAGCCGGCCGGGGTCCTGCAGCGTGACGTCGCCGCCCAGCAGCCGCACCGTCTCCCGGACGAACAACGGGTTCCCCTCGGTCGCCTCGTGGACGGCGGCGACCATCGCCTCGGAGGGTTCCACCCCCGACAGCGCCTCGATGAGGCCGCCCACCTCGCCACGGTCCAGACCCCGGAGGCTGAGCAGATGGCCCTCGCGGACCAGCTGCGAAATCGTGTCGCCGGCCCCGTGCACGCGATCGGCCGTCACGTCGCGATAGGTCCCCACCAGCAGCAGCCGGCCTCCATGGGGGTCGCGGGCCAGGAACTCCAGCAACAGCAGCGAGGAGGCATCGGCCGCCTGGAGGTCCTCCAGCACCAGCATCAGCGGCTGCGCCGCCGCCGCCTCCCGCAGGAACCCGGCGACCGCCTCGTACAGCGAGAAGCGCGCCGCATCGGAGGCCCAAGCGGAAGGGGCCGGGACCGTGGTCGTTCCGAGGCGCTCGCCCAGGCCAGGCACCAGCTGGGCGACCTGGCCCGCTCCGGCGCCCAGCCAGGCGCCGACGGTCTGGTCGTCGAGGCCCTCCGCGAGCAGCTGGAGCGTCTGCGCCCACGGCCAGAACGGGGGCGCGCCTCCAGCCTCCCAGCAACGAACCCAGTGCACCCGCGCCCCCCGCTTGGCCGCGTGGTCCGCCAGGTGCTGCGCCAGCCACGTCTTGCCGATGCCAGGCTCCCCAGCGATCAGCAACACCCGCATGCGTCCGGCGATCGCGTCCTCCAGGCCAGCCACCAGGTCGGCCAGCTCCCGGTCCCGGCCCACGAACGCCCGCCCTGCCCCCCGCCCGGCAGGATGTTCCACGTTCATCGCGCTGACCAGCCTAACCCGAGCCCAGGACGCCCGGAACACTCTCCGCCGGGGTGCGCGGCTACGGTTGCCGTGGGACGAGGGAGGTGACGCGCTCGCGGAACAGCTCCAGCTGCCGGGCCTCGTCGGCGAGCGGCCAGACGAAGATCCGCCGCGCGCCCGCCTCGATCCAGGCGGTGAGCCGCTCGGCGCACAGCTCCGCCGGGCCGATCAGCAGGGGGGCGGAACGCAGCGCCTCGGCCGGCCGGTGCAGCATCGGCGCGAGCACGCCGGTCAGCGTCCGTTCGGCTTCGCCCTTGTCCTCGGTGATGTGCAGCCAGGTCGTGGCGATCGCGCTCGCGAGCAGGCCCGGCGTCCTGCCGAGGCGCCGTCGTTCCTCGGCGAGCCGGTCCAGGCTCTCGCGGAACCGCTCGGGCGTGGTGTTGTAGGCGGACGCGAGCCAGCCGTCGCCCAGGCGGGCCACCCGTCGCAGCCCGGCCGGCGAGCCCCAGCTCGCGACCCAGATCGGCGGGCCGGGTCGCTGCACCGGCCGCGGTTGGAGCACGACGTCGCGGGTCGAGTAGAACTCGCCCTCGAACCCGTGGACGTCGTCGTGGAGCAGCACGCGCAGCACCCGCAGGGCCTCGTCGAAGCGTCGCCATCGCTCCTGGAACCCGATACCGGCGGCCGCGTAGTCACCCGGCGAGGACCCAGGACCCACCCCGGCGACCAGGCGGCCGCCGGACAGGATGTCGATCGCGGCCAGGGTCTTGGCCAGCTGCACCGGCCCGCGCAGCACGGGAAGGCTGGCGGTGGTGACGAGCGTCATGTCCCCTGACGACTCGATCGACGCGCCGAGCGCGGTCGGGCCGTCGAGCCACGGCCGGCCGAAGACCAGGTGGTCGTTGGCGCAGAGGTAGCGGTAGCCGAGCCCCGCCGCCGCACGGGCGTAGGCCCCGAGGCCATGCCGGGACCGTGGGGTCCCGAGGTCGATCAGCGGCAGGTGAGCTCCATATGCCACCTCCTGATCTGGGGTCATGCCTCCGGACGCTACAGCCACGCCGGCTTCCGGACGACGGCCTCCAGGTAGTCGAGCCGCAGCACCAGGGTCTCGTCCTCGGACACGTCGAAGCGCCTGGCCACCTCCAGCAGCTCGGCCTTCAGGGCGCCGGCACGGTCCGGGCCCAGCGCCTGCAGCGCCTTGGCGGTCGGGTCGTGGAAGCTGCCGAAGTACTCCACCTGGTGCTCGGCCGATGGGAAGCGCCACAGGAAGCTGCGCCGCGGGGCGGTGATGGCCACCTCGGGACCGAACAGCTCGCGCAGCCGCTCCTGGGTGCCCCCCAGGATCGGCGCCTCGAGGGCTGCCGTCGCCGGGAGCTGCCTGCCGATGGCGGCGAACAGCTCGCCGACATAGCCGTCGGGGGTCCAGCAGACCATGCCGATCCGCCCACCTGGCCGGCAGACACGGAGCAGCTCCTCGACCGTGCCCTCCTGGTCGTGGGCCGAGATGGCATCACCGGCCGACAGCACGACCTCGAAGGAGCCGTCGGGGAACGGGAGCTGCTCGGCGTCGCCCTCCAGGAAGGCCACCTCCAGGCCCTCGGCCTCGGCGCGTCGCTGGGCCCGCTCCAGCAGCTGGGGAACGTCGACGCCCACGGCCCGGCAGAAGCGGCGGGCGGCGGCCAGTGCGCCGCTGCCGCTGCCGCAGGGTACGTCCAGCACGCGCTCACCGGCGCGCAGGTCGACCGATTCGCAGAGCAGCTCGCTGGTGAGCAGGGTCCGCGCTCCGATGGCGGCGGCGTCGCCCACCGACCGGCTGGATCCCAGGAGCTTCTTCTCAGGGCTGGCGCGCACGGGACTCCTCTCGGAAGTGCTGTGACCTCAAGGCTCGCCGGATCAGTGAATCAGGTCAAGTTACAGATTCTCCACTCTGATAAGCTCTGCTTATGCTGGATCCTCGCCGGCTCCGTGTGCTGCGGGAGGTCGCCGGCCAGGGCTCGTTCTCGGCCGCGGCCGAGGCGCTCGCGTTCACGCAGTCGGCGGTCAGCCAGCAGGTCGCCGCCCTCGAGCGGGAGACGGGCACCAGGCTCGTCGAACGTGGCGTGCGACCGGTGCGCCTCACCGACGCCGGCCGCGCCCTGCTGGTGCACGCCGAGGCGGTCCTCGCCCGCCTGGACGAGGCCCAGCAGGAGCTCGGGGAGATCGCCGGGTTGCGGCGGGGCCGCCTGCGGCTGGCCAGCTTCCCCACCGCCATCGCCACGCTCGTCCCCCGGGCCGTCGCGCTGTTCAACCAGCGCCACCCCGAGGTCGACCTGACCGTGGTCGACGAGCACCAGCAGGGGCTGGTCCCGATGCTTGCCCGCTGGGAGCTGGACCTTGCCCTCATCTACGACCACGAGGCCCTGCCCGGGCCCGAGGTGCGTCTGGAGCGGACCCAGCTGCTGGACGACCCGTTCGAGCTCGTCGTGCCCGACGGCCACCGCCTCGCTCGCCGCGCGTCGGTCGCTCTGGAGGCGCTCGCCGGCGAGACCTGGATCGGCGGCACACCGGACGGCGCCTACGCCCAGATCATCCTCCACAGCTGCCGGGCGGCCGGCTTCGAGCCACGCGTCGTCTTCGGCAGCGACGACTACAACGCCGTGCAGGCCTTTGTCGCTGTCGGCCTGGGGGTTGCCATCCTTCCCCGCCTGGCGCTCTCGTTCCCGCGACCGGGCCTCACGCGCGTCGCCCTGACCGACCCGCCGGTGCGGCGAATCGCCGCCGCCCGGCTGGCGGCCAGCTTCCGCTCGGCGGCCACGGCGTCGATGCTCGGGGTCCTGAAGGAAACGGCGGGTACCTGGGCTGGTGTCGGACGGCACGATGCGCCGGTGACGGCCGGCACCGCCGGCCGCCGCCTCGGGCGTCATGCTTCGAATGGATAGGCGACAACTGGCGCCCGGCATGTCAAGGAGGAACTGACATGGCCACCAAGCAGAAGCAGGCGCTCGACGACCGCGGGTTGATCCGCCACCAGCTGCGGCTCGGAGCTGGGTTGATCGCGTATGGTCACCACAGCTCGTCCGTGGGCGGCCAGTGACATGCCCCGGACCCTGCGTCAGCTCTGGGCCGACGAGGACGACGCTCACGACCGGGAGTTCGCGTACAAGCGGCGAGCGACCCGTCGGCGCGCCAAGCAGGCCGGCCGTGCCCGCAGGCCGGTCGTGATCCATGGGAAGGCTCAGTAGACTTCACCCATGGACGTCCTGGTGGCCGGTGGCCACGGAAAGATCGCCTTGCGCCTGTTGGGGCTGCTGGCCGCGAAGGGTCATCGCGCCCGTGGCCTGATCCGCAAGCCTGAGCAGGCCGCCGACCTCGAGGCGGTCGGCGCGGTGGCGGTCCTCGGCGACCTGGAGGCCGACGCGAGCCTGGCCGAGTACGTCGAGGGCGCCGACGTGGTGGTCTTCGCCGCCGGCGCGGGCCCGGGCAGCGGTCCGGAACGCAAGCGGACCGTTGACCTCGGCGGTGCCGTCAAGCTCGTCGACGCGGCCCTGGCGGTCGGCGTGCGCCGGTACGTGAT
The sequence above is drawn from the Actinomycetota bacterium genome and encodes:
- a CDS encoding LysR substrate-binding domain-containing protein, translating into MLDPRRLRVLREVAGQGSFSAAAEALAFTQSAVSQQVAALERETGTRLVERGVRPVRLTDAGRALLVHAEAVLARLDEAQQELGEIAGLRRGRLRLASFPTAIATLVPRAVALFNQRHPEVDLTVVDEHQQGLVPMLARWELDLALIYDHEALPGPEVRLERTQLLDDPFELVVPDGHRLARRASVALEALAGETWIGGTPDGAYAQIILHSCRAAGFEPRVVFGSDDYNAVQAFVAVGLGVAILPRLALSFPRPGLTRVALTDPPVRRIAAARLAASFRSAATASMLGVLKETAGTWAGVGRHDAPVTAGTAGRRLGRHASNG
- a CDS encoding LLM class flavin-dependent oxidoreductase, whose product is MTPDQEVAYGAHLPLIDLGTPRSRHGLGAYARAAAGLGYRYLCANDHLVFGRPWLDGPTALGASIESSGDMTLVTTASLPVLRGPVQLAKTLAAIDILSGGRLVAGVGPGSSPGDYAAAGIGFQERWRRFDEALRVLRVLLHDDVHGFEGEFYSTRDVVLQPRPVQRPGPPIWVASWGSPAGLRRVARLGDGWLASAYNTTPERFRESLDRLAEERRRLGRTPGLLASAIATTWLHITEDKGEAERTLTGVLAPMLHRPAEALRSAPLLIGPAELCAERLTAWIEAGARRIFVWPLADEARQLELFRERVTSLVPRQP
- a CDS encoding class I SAM-dependent methyltransferase, translating into MRASPEKKLLGSSRSVGDAAAIGARTLLTSELLCESVDLRAGERVLDVPCGSGSGALAAARRFCRAVGVDVPQLLERAQRRAEAEGLEVAFLEGDAEQLPFPDGSFEVVLSAGDAISAHDQEGTVEELLRVCRPGGRIGMVCWTPDGYVGELFAAIGRQLPATAALEAPILGGTQERLRELFGPEVAITAPRRSFLWRFPSAEHQVEYFGSFHDPTAKALQALGPDRAGALKAELLEVARRFDVSEDETLVLRLDYLEAVVRKPAWL
- a CDS encoding SDR family oxidoreductase encodes the protein MDVLVAGGHGKIALRLLGLLAAKGHRARGLIRKPEQAADLEAVGAVAVLGDLEADASLAEYVEGADVVVFAAGAGPGSGPERKRTVDLGGAVKLVDAALAVGVRRYVMVSSIGADRPQAASGGMRPYLAAKAEADDYLMASGLEYTIVRPGSLTDDPGTGRVRVSTDLGSRGQIPRDDVAAVIAEVLDAPNTIGVTFELFSGDLLVVEAVRSL